One Oncorhynchus clarkii lewisi isolate Uvic-CL-2024 chromosome 31, UVic_Ocla_1.0, whole genome shotgun sequence DNA segment encodes these proteins:
- the LOC139390952 gene encoding small integral membrane protein 32-like: MLRQILLNSTNALDFDLGMALQTHETVSVNASHGSVNMAALPTGSRGGMREDGELNKPDLATYMIICLLLFLLVLLIVFFINCQLRNSFFASMPYDRSLREARTSYK; the protein is encoded by the coding sequence ATGTTGAGACAAATCCTGCTGAATTCCACCAACGCACTAGACTTCGACCTAGGGATGGCCCTCCAGACGCACGAGACCGTGTCCGTTAACGCATCTCACGGATCGGTGAACATGGCGGCGCTGCCCACGGGCAGCAGGGGCGGGATGCGGGAGGACGGGGAGCTGAACAAACCGGACCTGGCCACCTACATGATAATATGTCTGTTGCTGTTTCTGCTTGTGCTGCTCATCGTTTTCTTCATCAACTGTCAGCTGAGGAACTCTTTCTTCGCCTCCATGCCCTACGATCGGTCTCTCAGAGAGGCCCGGACCTCCTACAAGTAG